A genomic region of Desulfomicrobium macestii contains the following coding sequences:
- a CDS encoding PAS domain S-box protein has protein sequence MTTDSKKSRHDPEAEVANLQGRLRVLVDGSPLGIFFDDAEDKCVFVNRTFCEMMGLSEEEALGDGWVRTVHPGDLPRLLNERAGAVTRGEPLFRSEYRYSRPDGRVGWVEEQTRPVHGPDGNLLGYVGTLAEISGRKEEEALRARHSEVLEERVRERTAELLAQTERLAEMNTALKVLLRQREEDREDLEQAVLANVRRSISPTLDRLQGLCAGEEARLLADQLRRSLKELTEPFCHRLSTVCQGLTPAEIQVAELIREGLGTKEIAARLGVGASTIDTHRHHLRRKLGLKDRRDGLRSYLLSLES, from the coding sequence ATGACAACCGATTCAAAAAAATCCCGGCACGATCCTGAAGCCGAAGTTGCGAACCTGCAGGGCCGCTTGCGGGTTCTGGTCGATGGCTCCCCTTTGGGGATTTTTTTTGACGACGCCGAGGACAAGTGCGTTTTCGTGAACAGGACCTTCTGCGAGATGATGGGGCTGTCCGAGGAGGAAGCCCTGGGGGACGGTTGGGTCAGGACCGTTCACCCCGGGGATCTGCCGAGGCTTTTGAACGAGCGGGCCGGAGCCGTGACCCGGGGCGAGCCGCTTTTTCGGTCCGAGTACAGGTATTCCCGCCCGGACGGACGAGTGGGCTGGGTGGAGGAACAGACCCGGCCGGTTCACGGCCCAGACGGGAATCTGCTGGGCTACGTGGGCACCCTGGCCGAGATCAGCGGGCGCAAGGAAGAGGAGGCACTGCGGGCGCGGCACAGCGAGGTGCTGGAGGAGCGGGTCAGGGAACGCACCGCCGAACTTTTGGCCCAGACCGAACGCCTGGCCGAGATGAACACGGCGCTCAAGGTCCTTTTGCGTCAGCGCGAAGAGGATCGCGAAGATCTTGAACAAGCCGTGCTGGCCAATGTCCGCCGTAGCATCTCTCCGACCCTGGATCGCCTGCAGGGGCTTTGCGCAGGAGAAGAGGCCCGCTTGCTGGCCGATCAGCTTCGCCGGAGCCTCAAGGAATTGACTGAGCCCTTTTGCCATCGATTGTCCACGGTCTGCCAGGGGTTGACCCCAGCCGAAATCCAGGTCGCCGAATTGATCCGCGAGGGACTCGGCACCAAGGAAATCGCCGCCCGTCTGGGGGTTGGCGCCTCCACCATCGACACCCACCGCCATCATCTCCGCCGCAAGCTCGGGCTCAAGGACCGTCGGGACGGCTTGCGCTCCTATCTGCTCTCCCTTGAGTCCTGA
- a CDS encoding M20 family metallopeptidase, translating to MHDKIQSYLAPRRRDALDLLRRLVEIQSGSRNKPGLDRMAGEMATVLGEVLPDVRTLPFTEHGNMVQAMTAPAAKGRKGIVLVGHMDTVFPADTAFTAFREEGDRCHGPGVYDMKGGLVVAVHALKTLKHLGLLDDIPITVLCNSDEEIGSPASRPWIEKEAQGALAALVFEGGGADKNVVTGRKGRLGMLLTVQGQAGHAAKGGAKASAILELAHMIVALEGLNDGRDITLNVGLIEGGIGPNTVPELATAALDARFLTPQGRQRLEKDLNRIVSRTTIPGTVATLIEQSGRPAMPQSEGNRRLYAMAREQAQIFGYDLPEELRSGVSDANFIAGLDVPVLDGLGPVGDLDHSDLEYILKDTLSERAALTAATIAAIWNHATSA from the coding sequence ATGCACGACAAAATCCAGTCATATCTCGCCCCCCGCCGCAGGGATGCCCTTGATCTGCTGCGGCGGCTGGTCGAGATTCAGAGCGGCAGCCGCAACAAGCCGGGCCTTGACCGCATGGCGGGGGAAATGGCCACGGTCCTGGGCGAGGTCTTGCCCGACGTGCGCACCCTGCCCTTCACGGAGCACGGAAACATGGTCCAGGCCATGACCGCTCCGGCCGCGAAGGGACGCAAGGGCATCGTGCTGGTCGGACACATGGACACGGTCTTTCCCGCCGACACGGCCTTCACCGCATTTCGCGAGGAAGGCGACCGCTGCCACGGCCCGGGCGTCTATGACATGAAGGGAGGCCTCGTTGTCGCGGTTCATGCCCTGAAAACCCTTAAGCACCTGGGTCTTCTGGACGACATCCCGATCACTGTACTGTGCAATTCCGACGAGGAGATCGGCTCCCCCGCTTCGCGCCCCTGGATTGAAAAAGAGGCGCAAGGTGCCCTGGCCGCCCTGGTCTTCGAAGGCGGCGGAGCGGACAAGAATGTGGTCACCGGCCGCAAGGGTCGGCTCGGAATGCTTCTGACCGTGCAGGGACAGGCCGGACATGCGGCCAAGGGCGGTGCCAAGGCCAGCGCCATCCTGGAGCTGGCGCACATGATCGTCGCCCTTGAAGGACTGAACGACGGCCGGGACATCACCCTCAACGTCGGCCTGATCGAGGGCGGAATCGGACCCAACACCGTGCCCGAACTGGCCACGGCGGCCCTCGATGCCCGGTTCCTGACCCCGCAGGGCAGACAGCGCCTTGAAAAGGACTTGAACCGGATTGTCTCAAGGACCACCATCCCCGGAACCGTGGCCACCCTGATCGAACAGTCCGGACGACCGGCCATGCCCCAGTCGGAAGGGAACCGGCGGCTTTACGCCATGGCCCGCGAGCAGGCGCAAATTTTCGGTTACGACCTGCCCGAGGAGCTGCGCTCGGGCGTGTCCGACGCCAATTTCATCGCCGGTCTGGACGTGCCGGTGCTCGACGGGCTGGGACCCGTGGGAGACCTGGACCACAGCGATCTGGAGTATATTCTCAAAGACACGTTGTCCGAAAGAGCGGCGCTGACGGCGGCAACCATCGCAGCAATCTGGAATCATGCAACAAGCGCATGA
- a CDS encoding ATP-grasp domain-containing protein, giving the protein MLMEDEDILFSDIKLDPDTFYFLYIGEIKTDCLNQFFKETLSKIHGQPFDFISILPDVLESYPHKNTMVINPMARELFRAKGRKVSFRIPPRTFASLVSASDTVNELIRQLLDKQGHVFIHVFESVPELTLALIPGVRILGPSGHIANIWNNKLYQLQRLKDVAPLINYRVCQDAQDMMDTARELWEEWPDGIFVSQPYSAAGVNSFVARSQEEIETKTAHLRGKFFISRYIPHVADPTVLGIVANAQDVFIAATADQEIYDGNKFRGSTFPSEQPETTQQELREITRRIGQVMGRGGYRGIFGCDYIVDDQGRIFFVEVNARKQGTTMEMCCTLENALPPETPGLLELEYHAVMFDRFPDNKMEIKEALKGICWRTYNFKLEHEAETEHIVPVDEDERTLFRQIVSNGQEHGVIVVEHVGGKQAVMPGTFLGRVVAVARDRCLLDEDIRLGIEQLNDSIRKHSQTQESSEDDK; this is encoded by the coding sequence ATGCTCATGGAAGACGAGGACATCCTCTTTTCGGACATCAAACTTGACCCGGACACGTTTTATTTCCTGTATATCGGCGAAATAAAAACGGACTGCCTGAACCAATTCTTCAAGGAGACTCTCTCCAAGATTCACGGTCAGCCTTTCGACTTCATTTCCATCCTGCCGGATGTGCTCGAATCCTACCCGCACAAGAACACCATGGTCATAAACCCCATGGCCAGGGAGCTTTTCCGGGCCAAGGGCCGCAAGGTCAGCTTCCGCATCCCGCCACGGACCTTTGCCTCCCTGGTCTCCGCATCGGACACGGTCAATGAGCTGATCCGCCAGCTTCTGGACAAGCAGGGGCATGTCTTCATCCACGTCTTCGAATCCGTGCCCGAACTGACCCTGGCGCTCATTCCCGGCGTGCGCATCCTCGGGCCCAGCGGCCACATCGCCAACATCTGGAACAACAAGCTCTACCAGCTGCAACGCCTGAAAGACGTCGCCCCGCTGATCAACTATCGCGTCTGCCAGGATGCGCAGGACATGATGGATACGGCCCGCGAGCTCTGGGAAGAGTGGCCGGACGGCATATTTGTCAGCCAGCCCTATTCGGCGGCCGGAGTGAACAGCTTTGTCGCCCGCTCGCAGGAAGAGATCGAGACCAAGACCGCGCATCTGCGGGGCAAGTTCTTCATCAGCCGCTACATCCCGCACGTGGCCGACCCCACGGTTTTGGGGATCGTGGCCAACGCCCAGGACGTGTTCATCGCGGCCACCGCCGACCAGGAAATATACGATGGCAACAAGTTTCGCGGATCGACCTTTCCTTCCGAGCAACCCGAAACCACGCAGCAGGAGCTGCGCGAGATCACGCGCAGGATAGGCCAGGTCATGGGACGCGGCGGCTATCGCGGTATCTTCGGATGCGACTACATCGTCGACGACCAGGGCCGGATATTTTTCGTGGAGGTCAACGCCCGCAAGCAGGGCACGACCATGGAGATGTGCTGCACCCTTGAGAACGCCCTGCCGCCCGAGACTCCGGGCCTGCTGGAACTGGAATATCACGCCGTGATGTTCGACCGCTTCCCGGACAACAAGATGGAGATCAAGGAAGCCCTGAAGGGAATCTGCTGGCGGACCTACAACTTCAAGCTCGAACACGAGGCCGAAACCGAGCACATCGTCCCCGTGGACGAGGACGAGCGGACCCTCTTTCGCCAGATCGTCAGCAACGGCCAGGAGCACGGCGTGATCGTGGTCGAACACGTCGGCGGCAAGCAGGCCGTCATGCCCGGCACGTTTCTGGGCAGGGTCGTGGCCGTGGCCCGAGACCGCTGCCTGCTCGATGAAGACATTCGCCTGGGCATCGAGCAACTGAACGACTCCATCCGCAAACACTCACAAACACAGGAATCAAGCGAGGATGACAAGTAA
- a CDS encoding universal stress protein codes for MYKRILVPIDLQEPDDRARCMGLERSIELCRLYKAQLYILTVVPDMGMPIVANYFPPDAGDKIVGEAEEMLHEMVGVYIPDDIDVNYLVAQGSIYRRILRMAEKINADLIVMPAHRLKLQDYLLGTNTAKVVRHAQCSVLVVRYDSEESCAIFDQSGDQEDED; via the coding sequence ATGTACAAACGCATTCTTGTCCCCATTGATTTGCAGGAACCCGATGATCGCGCCCGCTGCATGGGCCTGGAGAGATCGATTGAACTTTGCCGCCTATACAAGGCTCAACTGTACATCCTGACAGTAGTTCCAGACATGGGAATGCCCATTGTCGCAAACTACTTTCCGCCAGACGCAGGCGACAAGATTGTCGGCGAGGCCGAGGAAATGCTGCATGAGATGGTTGGAGTCTACATTCCTGACGACATCGATGTTAACTATCTTGTCGCACAAGGTTCAATCTATAGAAGAATCCTGCGCATGGCAGAGAAGATTAACGCAGACCTCATTGTGATGCCTGCTCATCGCCTCAAACTGCAGGACTATCTTCTTGGCACAAATACGGCCAAGGTCGTCCGGCATGCGCAGTGCTCGGTGCTGGTGGTACGCTACGACTCCGAAGAATCCTGCGCGATCTTCGATCAATCGGGCGACCAGGAAGACGAGGACTAG
- a CDS encoding TAXI family TRAP transporter solute-binding subunit, with translation MVGRKWLVALVVVLGMAVTAPQAMAKQDILFGGASITGVYYQVALQLSNMMNKHAADKYNYIGRPTGGSVFNINAIDRGAFDFAVAQSDRNWQGFNGAADWEGKPVKGLRSVFSMHPETVLLVTRKDTGIKTVMDMKGKRINIGNPGSGQRGNAEDVLRIYGLDPNKDFSAEALQQAEASRALVDQKIDAFFFTVGNPSAAVEEPAQSVELDIVPINSDGIKEFVAKHPYYIMTKIPAGTYKGVDKDVETYAVTATVISNESVSEEVVYDMVKTVFENLDELKASHAAFRNLNPKEMLQGLSAPLHPGAIKYYKEKGWM, from the coding sequence ATGGTTGGAAGAAAATGGCTGGTCGCCCTTGTGGTCGTACTCGGAATGGCGGTAACTGCGCCCCAGGCAATGGCCAAGCAGGACATTCTCTTCGGCGGAGCGTCGATCACCGGCGTCTACTACCAGGTCGCGTTGCAGCTCAGCAACATGATGAACAAGCATGCAGCCGACAAGTACAACTACATCGGTCGCCCCACCGGCGGCTCGGTTTTCAACATCAATGCCATTGACCGCGGCGCGTTTGACTTCGCGGTGGCCCAGTCCGACCGCAACTGGCAGGGCTTCAACGGCGCCGCCGATTGGGAAGGAAAGCCCGTCAAGGGTCTGCGCAGCGTGTTCAGCATGCATCCCGAGACCGTTCTGCTGGTCACCCGCAAGGACACCGGCATCAAGACCGTCATGGACATGAAGGGCAAGCGGATCAACATCGGCAACCCCGGCTCCGGTCAGCGCGGCAATGCCGAAGACGTCCTGCGCATCTACGGCCTGGACCCCAACAAGGATTTCAGCGCCGAAGCACTGCAGCAGGCTGAAGCCTCCCGCGCCCTGGTCGACCAGAAGATCGACGCCTTCTTCTTCACCGTCGGCAACCCCAGCGCCGCTGTCGAAGAACCTGCCCAGTCCGTCGAGCTTGACATCGTCCCCATCAATTCCGACGGCATCAAGGAATTCGTGGCCAAGCATCCCTATTACATCATGACCAAGATCCCGGCCGGCACCTACAAGGGTGTGGACAAGGACGTCGAGACCTACGCCGTGACCGCGACCGTCATCTCCAATGAGTCCGTGTCCGAGGAAGTGGTCTACGACATGGTCAAGACCGTTTTCGAGAACCTGGACGAACTCAAAGCGTCCCACGCCGCCTTCCGCAACCTGAACCCCAAGGAAATGCTGCAGGGCCTCTCCGCCCCGCTGCATCCCGGCGCGATCAAGTACTACAAGGAAAAAGGTTGGATGTAG
- a CDS encoding TRAP transporter permease — MAEHETPKQDNVAPGQESSASMKKAAEDLVAMVEAGAREPSNFFASGAITLLCLCWSAFQLFLAYQPLNSHIARAWHLAFAVCLAFLAYPAYKQHTPPMWVNWTRKVLPNFARRSIRTYIPYYDMILAALATSGALYIWWDYDQLINRQGLPNTLDIWMGIILIVLLLEAARRSLGPALTILGSVFLAYTVFGPYLPEVLRHRGVPLDFIISDMYLTTTGIFGVPLGVSTDFVFLFVLFGALLDRAGGGKYFIDVAFSALGTFRGGPAKAAVLASGLTGLVSGSSIANTVTTGTFTIPLMKKVGFPAYKAAAVEVAASTNGQLMPPVMGAAAFIMAEIIGIPYLDVVRAAFLPAIISYLALFWVVHVESMKLGIKAIPRSQLPPFFKTLLRGCHFIIPLAVLIYFLVIVRRSPVTSALLAIESLTVIMLVQRPIIAYLTMCAHRRAGTLDPDVDTGHFMVAAFRQGLVDIWNGLIMGARNMISVGVATATAGIIVGVVTITGLVGRFITLIDTISMGNVVLMLIFTAITSLILGMGMPTTANYIIMATLTAPVIVQLGADAGLVFPIIAAHLFVFYFGILADDTPPVGLAAYAGAAIARSDPIKTGVQGFAYDLRTAILPFIFLFNTDLLMISGVTATGDIIWLDDYLHIAWIFFSGMIAMFAFASAIQGWLVKSCNWGERLLLLAICATTFRPGAFAPYLPFDRLGMQILGVCVFFLLVAWQMTVKKNKKKRKVTT, encoded by the coding sequence ATGGCAGAACACGAAACACCCAAACAAGACAACGTCGCCCCCGGCCAGGAGTCTTCCGCCAGCATGAAGAAAGCTGCCGAAGACCTTGTGGCCATGGTCGAAGCAGGGGCGCGGGAACCCTCTAATTTTTTCGCGTCCGGAGCGATCACGCTACTGTGCCTGTGCTGGTCCGCCTTCCAGCTTTTCCTGGCCTACCAGCCCCTGAATTCACACATCGCCCGGGCCTGGCATCTGGCGTTTGCAGTGTGTCTGGCCTTTCTGGCCTATCCGGCCTACAAGCAGCACACTCCGCCCATGTGGGTCAACTGGACCCGGAAGGTCCTCCCGAATTTCGCCAGGCGCTCCATACGCACCTACATTCCCTACTACGACATGATCCTTGCGGCGCTGGCCACGTCAGGCGCGCTCTACATCTGGTGGGACTACGACCAGCTCATCAATCGGCAGGGCCTGCCCAACACCTTGGACATCTGGATGGGCATCATCCTGATCGTGCTGCTGCTTGAAGCCGCCCGACGCTCCCTTGGTCCGGCGCTGACCATACTGGGCTCGGTCTTTCTGGCCTACACGGTCTTTGGGCCCTATTTGCCCGAGGTGCTGCGTCATCGCGGCGTGCCGCTCGATTTCATCATCAGCGACATGTACCTGACCACCACCGGCATTTTCGGAGTGCCGCTGGGCGTATCCACGGATTTCGTCTTCCTCTTCGTCCTTTTCGGCGCACTGCTCGACCGCGCGGGCGGCGGAAAATATTTCATCGACGTGGCCTTTTCGGCGCTCGGCACCTTTCGCGGCGGCCCGGCCAAGGCCGCTGTTCTGGCTTCGGGCCTGACAGGGCTGGTCTCGGGCTCTTCCATCGCCAACACCGTGACCACCGGCACCTTCACCATCCCGCTGATGAAGAAGGTGGGCTTTCCGGCATACAAAGCCGCGGCCGTGGAGGTCGCGGCGTCCACCAACGGCCAGCTCATGCCTCCGGTCATGGGCGCGGCGGCCTTCATCATGGCGGAGATAATAGGCATTCCATATCTGGATGTCGTCCGGGCCGCATTCCTGCCCGCGATCATCTCCTACCTCGCCCTGTTCTGGGTCGTGCACGTAGAATCCATGAAGCTGGGCATCAAGGCCATTCCCCGTTCCCAACTTCCTCCGTTCTTCAAGACGCTGCTGCGCGGTTGCCATTTCATCATCCCGCTGGCGGTGCTGATCTATTTCCTGGTCATTGTGCGTCGCTCGCCCGTGACCTCGGCGCTCCTGGCCATCGAGAGTCTGACCGTGATCATGCTGGTGCAGCGTCCGATCATCGCCTACCTGACCATGTGCGCCCATCGCCGCGCCGGCACCCTCGACCCGGACGTGGACACCGGACACTTCATGGTCGCGGCCTTCCGCCAGGGCCTTGTCGACATCTGGAACGGCCTGATCATGGGCGCGCGCAACATGATCTCCGTGGGCGTGGCCACCGCCACGGCCGGAATCATCGTCGGAGTGGTGACCATCACCGGCCTTGTCGGCCGTTTCATCACCCTCATCGACACCATCTCCATGGGCAACGTGGTCCTGATGCTCATCTTCACGGCCATTACCAGCCTGATTCTGGGCATGGGCATGCCGACCACGGCCAACTACATCATCATGGCCACCCTGACCGCACCGGTCATCGTGCAGCTCGGCGCCGACGCCGGGCTTGTCTTCCCCATCATCGCGGCTCATCTGTTCGTGTTCTATTTCGGCATTCTCGCCGACGACACGCCGCCGGTGGGACTTGCGGCCTATGCGGGGGCGGCCATTGCACGCTCCGACCCAATTAAAACCGGTGTGCAGGGTTTCGCCTACGACCTGCGCACCGCGATTCTGCCGTTCATTTTTCTCTTCAACACGGACCTCTTGATGATTTCCGGCGTGACCGCCACCGGGGACATCATCTGGCTCGACGACTACCTGCACATCGCGTGGATCTTCTTTTCCGGGATGATCGCCATGTTCGCGTTCGCCTCGGCGATCCAGGGCTGGCTGGTCAAAAGCTGCAACTGGGGGGAACGCCTTCTGCTGCTGGCGATATGCGCCACGACATTCCGCCCTGGAGCATTTGCACCCTACCTGCCTTTCGACAGGCTGGGCATGCAGATTTTGGGAGTTTGCGTTTTCTTCCTCCTTGTCGCATGGCAAATGACGGTTAAAAAGAACAAGAAAAAGAGAAAAGTCACAACATAA
- the pdxT gene encoding pyridoxal 5'-phosphate synthase glutaminase subunit PdxT, translated as MRVGILALQGAFAEHVEMLETLGTRAELVRSCAHLEGLDGLILPGGESTSMRRLAGLSGLDVALRDFGASRPVWGVCAGLILLAARVEGEEPFLGLMDMGVARNAYGRQQESFVSGLRVDGLPDSRPYPGVFIRAPRVLETGPGVTVLGRLGDAPVALRQGHLMATAFHPEMTGDGRVHACFLDLCADRMQGRLAG; from the coding sequence ATGCGCGTCGGCATCCTTGCCCTGCAGGGCGCTTTCGCCGAGCATGTCGAAATGCTCGAAACGCTGGGGACGCGGGCCGAACTGGTCCGCTCTTGCGCCCATCTGGAAGGGCTGGACGGGCTCATTCTGCCCGGCGGAGAGAGCACCAGCATGCGGCGCCTTGCAGGACTGTCCGGGCTTGACGTCGCCTTGCGCGATTTTGGGGCAAGCCGTCCGGTCTGGGGCGTCTGCGCGGGACTCATTCTGCTGGCCGCCAGGGTCGAGGGCGAGGAGCCTTTTCTGGGGCTCATGGACATGGGGGTCGCGCGCAATGCCTACGGCCGCCAGCAGGAGAGTTTCGTGTCAGGTTTGCGCGTTGACGGGCTGCCGGATTCCCGGCCCTACCCCGGCGTGTTCATCCGCGCTCCGAGGGTGCTCGAAACCGGTCCGGGAGTGACGGTCCTGGGCCGCCTTGGAGATGCCCCGGTGGCCTTGCGCCAGGGCCATCTGATGGCCACGGCCTTTCACCCGGAAATGACCGGGGACGGTCGCGTGCATGCCTGTTTTCTGGATTTGTGCGCGGATCGGATGCAGGGACGTCTGGCCGGATGA
- a CDS encoding KamA family radical SAM protein, with translation MSINALDTFTTDLFEKLFTVKNDAAPSDEERQTIAELFRQAETETLTGPIVALFATLEKFHDDRGWTPEQLDMTRDALTALAVKHEQIDEHRVTVGGRVGKALAIVDAAQDRVAEYLDRHPREAPSGIEVWDRMLENQARIRKVLGMSEDDWNSYSGQLRHAIESVETLSKVIDLPAKAVQDVLRVTKTYRMRLTPYYASLILPGQINDPVLLQSVPTGEMIDNAGVEIPPVAADHSPARLIDQFYPRVVTIKATNMCAMYCTHCLRIAHIGAKDRLYGKEAYGEALQYIRANPEIRDVLVTGGDSLVLPNSMLKWLLGELDAIDHVRMKRLGTRIPVTTPQRIDDELLDILEASSDRKPLRVVTQINTAQEITPVSKAAFKAISKRVAAVMNQAVLLKGINDTSVKMWKLCETIQEAYVRPYYVFNCSYRNPQFMHLRVPVAVGQGIIESMYGNISGDAIPRYIATAGGKIPLHRTNVLEHAQGHVKMQKPWSGEQVIYPDPDPQEYARQDFGFAKYEK, from the coding sequence ATGAGCATCAATGCCCTGGACACGTTTACGACGGATCTCTTTGAAAAACTGTTCACCGTGAAAAATGACGCCGCGCCATCGGATGAAGAGCGTCAGACCATTGCCGAACTTTTCAGGCAGGCCGAAACCGAAACGCTGACCGGTCCCATCGTCGCCCTTTTTGCCACGCTGGAAAAATTCCATGACGACCGCGGCTGGACTCCGGAACAGTTGGATATGACACGAGACGCCCTCACGGCCCTGGCCGTGAAGCATGAACAGATCGACGAGCATCGGGTCACTGTGGGCGGCCGCGTCGGCAAGGCCCTGGCCATCGTCGATGCCGCCCAGGACCGGGTCGCCGAATATCTGGACCGGCACCCCAGGGAGGCCCCGAGCGGCATCGAAGTCTGGGACCGGATGCTCGAGAACCAGGCGCGCATCAGAAAAGTCCTGGGCATGAGCGAAGACGACTGGAACTCCTATTCCGGCCAGCTTCGTCATGCCATCGAATCCGTCGAGACCCTGTCCAAAGTGATCGATCTGCCCGCCAAGGCCGTGCAGGACGTGCTGCGGGTCACCAAGACCTACCGCATGCGCCTCACCCCCTATTACGCGAGCCTGATCCTCCCTGGCCAGATCAACGACCCGGTCCTTTTGCAGTCCGTGCCTACCGGAGAGATGATCGACAACGCCGGCGTCGAGATCCCTCCCGTGGCAGCGGACCATTCCCCGGCCCGGCTCATCGACCAGTTTTATCCCAGAGTGGTGACCATCAAGGCCACCAACATGTGCGCCATGTACTGCACCCATTGCCTGCGCATCGCCCACATCGGCGCCAAGGACCGCCTCTACGGCAAGGAAGCCTACGGCGAGGCCCTTCAGTACATCCGCGCCAACCCCGAAATCCGTGACGTGCTTGTGACCGGCGGCGACAGCCTGGTCCTGCCCAACAGCATGCTCAAGTGGCTCCTGGGCGAACTCGACGCCATCGATCACGTGCGCATGAAACGGCTCGGCACACGCATCCCCGTGACCACGCCGCAGCGCATCGACGACGAACTTCTGGATATTCTGGAGGCCAGCAGCGACAGGAAGCCCCTGCGCGTGGTCACGCAGATCAACACCGCCCAGGAGATCACGCCGGTCTCGAAGGCCGCGTTCAAGGCCATCTCCAAACGCGTGGCGGCAGTCATGAATCAGGCCGTGCTCTTGAAAGGCATCAACGACACCAGCGTCAAGATGTGGAAGCTGTGCGAGACCATCCAGGAAGCCTATGTCCGCCCCTACTATGTCTTCAACTGCAGCTACCGCAACCCGCAGTTCATGCATTTGCGCGTGCCCGTGGCTGTGGGACAGGGCATCATCGAGAGCATGTACGGCAACATCTCCGGTGACGCCATTCCACGCTACATCGCCACCGCAGGGGGCAAGATCCCATTGCACCGCACCAACGTGCTCGAACACGCGCAAGGCCACGTGAAGATGCAAAAGCCCTGGAGCGGCGAGCAGGTTATATACCCAGATCCCGATCCGCAAGAATACGCCCGCCAGGACTTCGGCTTCGCCAAGTACGAAAAATGA
- the pdxS gene encoding pyridoxal 5'-phosphate synthase lyase subunit PdxS, whose translation MKSIDCNDDKALLNTGLARMFKGGVIMDVINAEQARIAEEAGACAVMALERVPADIRACGGVARMSDPAMIREIMASVSIPVMAKCRIGHFMEARILEAVGVDYIDESEVLTPADEEFHIDKNAFKVPFVCGCRNLGEALRRVAEGAAMIRTKGEAGTGDVVEAVRHARTVQSQIRQVQGMPLEELATYAKNIGASLELLRQVRELGRLPVVNFAAGGVATPADAALMMQLGMDGVFVGSGIFKSGDPAKRARAIVQAVTHFDDPSILARVSENLGEAMSGIAVRSLDAAQQFAGRGW comes from the coding sequence ATGAAATCAATTGACTGCAATGACGACAAGGCACTGCTCAATACGGGCCTGGCCCGGATGTTCAAGGGCGGGGTGATCATGGACGTGATCAACGCGGAACAGGCCCGCATTGCCGAAGAGGCCGGGGCCTGCGCGGTCATGGCCCTGGAACGGGTTCCCGCCGACATCCGCGCCTGCGGCGGCGTGGCCCGCATGTCCGACCCGGCCATGATCCGCGAGATCATGGCCAGTGTCTCCATCCCGGTCATGGCCAAGTGCCGCATCGGCCATTTCATGGAGGCCCGCATCCTCGAAGCCGTGGGCGTGGACTACATCGACGAGAGCGAGGTCCTGACTCCGGCGGATGAGGAATTCCATATCGACAAGAATGCGTTCAAGGTGCCCTTTGTCTGCGGATGCCGCAATCTGGGCGAGGCCCTGCGCCGCGTTGCCGAGGGCGCGGCCATGATTCGCACCAAGGGCGAGGCGGGCACGGGGGACGTGGTCGAGGCCGTGCGCCATGCCCGGACCGTGCAAAGCCAGATCAGGCAGGTGCAGGGCATGCCCCTCGAAGAGCTGGCCACGTATGCCAAGAATATCGGTGCGTCCCTGGAACTTCTGCGTCAGGTGCGTGAACTGGGGCGGCTGCCCGTGGTCAATTTCGCTGCCGGAGGAGTGGCCACGCCGGCCGATGCCGCGCTGATGATGCAGCTTGGCATGGACGGAGTTTTCGTTGGGTCGGGGATCTTCAAGAGCGGCGATCCGGCCAAAAGAGCGCGGGCCATCGTGCAGGCGGTGACTCATTTCGACGATCCGTCCATTCTGGCCCGGGTCAGCGAAAATCTGGGCGAGGCCATGTCCGGCATCGCGGTTCGTTCCCTGGACGCCGCGCAGCAGTTCGCGGGCCGGGGCTGGTGA